The Crocosphaera subtropica ATCC 51142 genome includes a window with the following:
- the argB gene encoding acetylglutamate kinase: protein MSSENEYIQEADANRVRVLSEALPYIQQFAGRTVVIKYGGAAMKDSSLKDKVIRDIIFLACVGVHPVVVHGGGPEINSWLDKLGIEAQFKDGLRVTDAPTMDVVEMVLVGRVNKELVSLINQAGGQGVGLCGKDGNLVKARRVDKQDIGFVGEVSKVNVKIVHCLVTNNYIPVISSVAADDTGQAYNINADTFAGEVAAALGAEKLILLTDTPGILENYQDPSTLITKLDIRQARDLIAQGVVAGGMIPKVNCCVRSLAQGVRAAHIIDGRIPHSILLEIFSDRGIGSMIVASEYQS, encoded by the coding sequence ATGAGTAGCGAAAACGAGTATATACAAGAAGCCGATGCTAACCGTGTCCGAGTTTTAAGCGAAGCCCTTCCCTACATCCAACAATTCGCTGGACGCACTGTTGTCATTAAATACGGAGGGGCAGCCATGAAAGATAGTTCCCTTAAAGATAAAGTCATTCGTGATATCATTTTTCTCGCTTGTGTGGGAGTTCATCCGGTGGTGGTTCATGGTGGCGGACCAGAAATTAATAGTTGGTTAGATAAACTAGGGATTGAAGCCCAATTTAAAGATGGCTTAAGGGTTACTGATGCACCCACAATGGATGTGGTAGAAATGGTCTTAGTAGGCCGTGTTAATAAAGAGTTAGTCTCACTCATTAATCAAGCAGGGGGTCAAGGGGTAGGACTCTGTGGTAAAGATGGTAACTTAGTTAAAGCCCGTCGTGTGGATAAACAAGATATTGGCTTTGTCGGAGAAGTCAGTAAAGTTAATGTCAAAATTGTTCACTGTTTAGTCACCAATAACTATATCCCTGTCATTTCCTCTGTGGCCGCCGATGACACGGGACAGGCCTACAATATTAATGCTGATACCTTCGCAGGAGAAGTAGCAGCAGCCCTCGGTGCAGAAAAATTGATTCTGTTAACAGATACCCCAGGCATTCTCGAAAATTATCAAGATCCTAGTACATTAATAACCAAATTAGATATTAGACAGGCTAGGGACTTGATCGCTCAAGGGGTAGTAGCCGGAGGCATGATCCCGAAAGTTAATTGTTGTGTGCGATCGCTGGCTCAAGGGGTTCGCGCAGCACACATTATTGATGGTCGCATTCCTCATTCTATATTACTGGAAATCTTTAGCGATCGGGGTATTGGCTCGATGATTGTTGCCTCAGAATATCAGTCTTAA
- a CDS encoding DUF4327 family protein, which translates to MTKQVAHPMMKFQRKVSSLVESNVLKPSDSIWKLALLYGNDWSYWKKELLEFGFTMQDPVSEVLVVEAWDEE; encoded by the coding sequence ATGACGAAGCAAGTTGCTCATCCTATGATGAAGTTTCAACGCAAAGTGTCCTCACTGGTAGAGTCAAACGTTCTGAAACCTAGTGACAGCATTTGGAAATTAGCCCTTTTATACGGAAATGACTGGTCTTACTGGAAAAAAGAGCTATTAGAGTTTGGCTTTACCATGCAAGATCCCGTTAGCGAGGTTTTAGTGGTTGAAGCATGGGATGAAGAATAA